The Actinomycetes bacterium genome includes the window GGGAAGATCGACGTCGCCGCGCTGACCGCGGCCGCGCCGACGCTGGGCCAGCTGGTCGCGCGGACCGCCGCGGTGGAGTCGCAGGTCGCGGTGCTGCCGCGCACCGGCGTCCCCTCGGTGCTGGCCCGCGCCGTGACCGACTTGCAGACCCTGCTGGACCAGACCCGCAGCACGCTGGACGAGGGCTGGCTGGGCGCCCGGCTGCTGTCGCCGATGCTCGGCGCGGACGGCCCGCGGACCTACCTGGTGGTGTTCCAGAACAACGCCGAGGCGCGCGGCACCGGCGGGCTGATCGGCGCGTACGCGGTGATCACTGCGTCGAAGGGCGCGGTCTCTGTGCAGCGGCTCGGGTCGGTGGCCGACCTGAAGTCGCTGACCGCGCCCGCGCTGAACCTGGGGGCGGACTACCAGGGGCTGTACGGCTCCGACCCGGGGCTGTGGGTCAACGTGAACATGAGCCCGCACTTCCCCTACGCCGCCGCGCTGATGGCGGACATGTGGCGCCGGCAGTTCGGCACCTCGCTGGACGGCGTCATCGCCACCGACCCGGTCGCGCTGTCGGACGTGCTGACGGCGACCGGACCGGTCACGCTTGCCGACGGGTCGCCGGTGAGCGCGGACACCGCGGTGGCGTTGACCATGAAGGACGTCTACGCCCGGTGGCCGCTGGAGACGCAGAACGGCCCGCGGGACGCCTACCTGCAGAGCGTGGCCAAGTCGGTGTTCGACGCGCTGCTGTCCGGTTCGGGGCAGCCGCGGGCGCTGCTGACCCAGCTGGGCGCGGCGGTGGGCGCGCGGCGGCTGCTGGTCTACAGCGCGCACCCCGCTGAGGAGTCGCTGCTGGAGCAGACCCCGCTGGCCGGGGCTGTGGACGGGCTGCCCGGGCCGTACGCGGCGCTGGTGGTGAACAACGCCGGCGGCAACAAGCTGGACTACTACCTGGGGCGGACGCTGGACTACGCGCTGGGCTCCTGCACGACGCAGGGGCGGTCGAGCGTGATCACGGCGACGCTGGCGAACGGGGCGCCCGCGTCCGGGCTGCCGCTGTACGCGCGGCTGCGGCTGGACCGCGGGTCGTTCAGCTCGGCGGTCGCCCGCGAGGGGGACGGGTCCACGCACGAGATCGTGCAGGTCTACGCCGCGGTGGGCGCCGAGCTGACCTCGGCCACCCTGGACGGCGCACCGGTGTCGGTCGCACCGGGAACAGAGCGCGGGCGCCCGGTGTACGTCGTCCAGCTGGACATCGCGCCCGGTCGTCGTTCGGTGCTCAAGCTGGACCTGCTGGAGCCGGCGTCCACGGCGGCGCCGCGGGCCTGGGTGCAGCCGCTGGTGCAGCCGGCCACGGTTGCTGTGACGCCGGGCCCCGGCTGCAGCTGAGCCGCTGCCGCCCGGCTCCCACCGGCGTGTGGCGCCCCGATCTGCCCCAGTTGCGGGGATATGCTCGCGAACGTCCACAGATCTCGCCTGACGACGGGGGCTACGAGCATGCGACCGCGTCGCTTGGCCGCGTTGTCCGTCG containing:
- a CDS encoding DUF4012 domain-containing protein, whose translation is GKIDVAALTAAAPTLGQLVARTAAVESQVAVLPRTGVPSVLARAVTDLQTLLDQTRSTLDEGWLGARLLSPMLGADGPRTYLVVFQNNAEARGTGGLIGAYAVITASKGAVSVQRLGSVADLKSLTAPALNLGADYQGLYGSDPGLWVNVNMSPHFPYAAALMADMWRRQFGTSLDGVIATDPVALSDVLTATGPVTLADGSPVSADTAVALTMKDVYARWPLETQNGPRDAYLQSVAKSVFDALLSGSGQPRALLTQLGAAVGARRLLVYSAHPAEESLLEQTPLAGAVDGLPGPYAALVVNNAGGNKLDYYLGRTLDYALGSCTTQGRSSVITATLANGAPASGLPLYARLRLDRGSFSSAVAREGDGSTHEIVQVYAAVGAELTSATLDGAPVSVAPGTERGRPVYVVQLDIAPGRRSVLKLDLLEPASTAAPRAWVQPLVQPATVAVTPGPGCS